A window from Lampris incognitus isolate fLamInc1 chromosome 5, fLamInc1.hap2, whole genome shotgun sequence encodes these proteins:
- the ubl5 gene encoding ubiquitin-like protein 5, whose product MIEVVCNDRLGKKVRVKCNSEDTIGDLKKLIAAQTGTQWNKIVLKKWYTIFKDHVSLGDYEIHDGMNLELYYQ is encoded by the exons ATGATTGAGGTGGTGTGCAACGATCGTCTGGGCAAGAAAGTTCGGGTTAAGTGCAA CTCTGAGGATACCATTGGAGATTTAAAGAAGCTCATTGCTGCCCAGACAGGAACCCAGTGGAACAAGATTGTATTGAAAAAATG GTACACCATATTCAAGGACCATGTGTCTCTGGGTGACT ATGAGATCCATGATGGGATGAACCTTGAGCTGTATTACCAGTAA
- the pin1 gene encoding peptidyl-prolyl cis-trans isomerase NIMA-interacting 1, with product MADDEKLPSGWEKRMSRSSGRVYYFNHITNASQWERPVGDGRGEPDKVRCSHLLVKHNQSRRPSSWREENITRTKDQALDLIQKYIEQIKSGEEEFDALASQFSDCSSARNGGDLGLFGRGQMQKPFEEAAFALKIGDMSGPVFTDSGVHIILRTG from the exons ATGGCAGACGACGAGAAACTTCCCTCAGGCTGGGAGAAACGGATGAGTCGCAGTTCAG GTAGGGTGTACTATTTCAACCATATCACCAATGCCAGCCAGTGGGAGCGTCCAGTAGGGGATGGTCGTGGAGAGCCAGATAAG GTGCGCTGCTCTCACCTCCTTGTGAAGCACAACCAGTCACGCCGACCATCTTCCTGGCGAGAAGAGAATATCACACGTACTAAAGATCAGGCTCTAGACCTCATTCAAA AATATATAGAGCAGATCAAGTCTGGAGAGGAGGAGTTTGACGCTCTTGCTTCTCAGTTCAGCGACTGCAGCTCTGCCAGGAATGGTGGAGACCTGGGACTGTTTGGCAGAG GTCAGATGCAGAAGCCTTTTGAAGAAGCTGCCTTTGCTCTAAAAATAGGAGACATGAGTGGTCCTGTGTTTACCGACTCTGGGGTGCACATCATCCTTCGTACCGGATAA
- the si:ch211-14k19.8 gene encoding mucin-2, protein MQRHACLLLFIITTDKVLAFLHHQCGGIVHLDPKPTGHISLSVPGPGDDSSSPSPIKHQADQNPFFTVCTWTIDIPSGQMARLELQWLEGGSSISVHCVGDQEQVLEIGTIAILFGCDRDTAVITWRGAGHSLYTVRLSYDVQEVMRNSSEDHTSFESNQELSTTLSWSKMASSSTSGAPVVPQHVQEGVRGMERGIGLERSFPSRPGSGPSPLDHRSPPTSLSGLTMAGPTDRETPPLPQEEPDNGADMPGAAHVTESHNSARKNTHVYFHTQHTPTTDTLSHTLHALNTETLSHMQQTSHRDTLPHTKRQQSLTDTVISSATDTALGTDTHTQIYEIIHKAKDTDKNIPQIDSSVPTSGTVPIPSAPSQPYLLTSSTPTSSWVTDAVLKPHGESVDGKSGGSEAPGRRNQRSSGTLQSSLTLAVTSDPLKTSSISQWELTNSTYTDIGTTASSLSDGLGRTGRSSLTDSSELERTVGTGPTVSPYPDIMQMDTVGFEQSNVSSQTAKFPSLDGFENGENIHSLPPSPSPAATQTQTSSPQSQRADGLTHYPPSDTPILYTQTDDRVKHTESQDSHNPTKFSSTDTTSNTLSPQEASITPSSISSPNITQDYSWTTNFTDSPSSTNSPLMFGDRVQNSTVTTVSKRLYSSDVTTTAASKTEMMVGKSMQGTRTDTTTYMYSSTHATLSDALRTHTSIPPSSSLPTASLPSTASHSFVSTHISAPEYRLNAQNALPNSSHTTHHPLTTASSMGAHYRTVPIHQPSQTSTPKPLLPTRQTHKALPLPFTTNGSPTHKQFHVNGSVLPSPTPTNAEPRPGVGGRGKENEHLLVTAALPSQWSPNGPSAHSPTLPGQPTPRTDPFPNQGSRFAGRTSKSSLSLNWSTTTTHMPKFYIVPDQPAAIRVESFELLLQIVVEESSSTFTDSLVEDTTAWVEPYLLNAPGFNRLLGVWSRGLVVQSLVDFRTMGALDWLEMIGPESLLERTGLAQAVREGRRFRGSKIVNVTVGGLQDSVCEWLLKCPEGYECVSKPGYKNHSCSSVCRSDYCHHHGICSHHPEQPPVCRCIVGEDFWYMGRRCDVKMTRARLVGACFAILVIIVTVIAIVALVAVRRYRAILIQAKVDQTRSSYRRFNHFDELSGRFWLRSWQGSADSLDNPAFTRSDELLHMRAQDRTCCYHDDTLSLASTCPSNGIHVNTVFPHSSQYGLRGSEISMGDYILDSGKASDLSVCSWPVEPIQWTPFPLLQQLASHRTPTVRASRPRSYCEGMELVDLGRSWTA, encoded by the exons ATGCAGCGCCACGCGTGTCTGTTACTCTTTATTATCACTACAG ATAAAGTATTGGCCTTCTTGCACCACCAGTGTGGAGGCATTGTCCATTTGGACCCCAAGCCGACCGGTCACATCAGCCTCAGCGTACCAGGCCCCGGAGATGACTCCAGCAGCCCTAGCCCCATAAAGCACCAGGCTGACCAAAACCCCTTTTTCACAGTCTGCACTTGGACTATAGACATTCCCTCTGGCCAAATGGCACGTTTGGAGTTGCAATGGCTCGAAGGAGGCTCAAGCATATCGGTGCACTGTGTTGGGGACCAGGAGCAGGTCCTTGAGATCGGGACGATTGCAATTCTCTTTGGCTGTGACAGAGACACGGCTGTCATTACTTGGAGAGGAGCTGGACACTCTTTATACACAGTTCGACTTTCGTATGATG TTCAGGAAGTTATGAGAAATTCCTCGGAGGACCATACTAGCTTCGAGTCGAACCAAGAGCTCTCCACCACCTTATCTTGGTCTAAGATGGCATCCAGCTCTACAAGTGGGGCTCCCGTCGTACCCCAGCATGTGCAAGAGGGAGTAAGGGGGATGGAGAGGGGCATAGGGCTGGAGCGGAGCTTTCCATCAAGGCCTGGTTCTGGTCCCTCTCCCCTGGACCACAGATCCCCTCCCACTAGCCTGTCAGGGCTCACCATGGCTGGGCCAACCGATAGGGAAACCCCCCCTCTTCCTCAGGAAGAACCTGACAATGGAGCGGATATGCCTGGGGCCGCTCATGTCACAGAAAGTCACAATTCTGCCAGAAAGAACACACACGTATATtttcacacacaacatacaccaaCTACAGACACCCTCTCTCACACATTACATGCACTTAACACAGAGACACTGTCTCACATGCAGCAGACATCACACAGAGACACCCTCCCTCACACCAAACGCCAACAGTCACTGACTGATACAGTCATTAGCTCAGCGACAGATACAGCGCttggcacagacacacacacacagatatatgaaATAATTCACAAAGCGaaagacacagacaaaaacataccCCAAATTGACTCCTCAGTGCCCACCTCGGGCACCGTGCCTATCCCCTCCGCCCCCTCTCAACCATATCTCCTGACCTCCAGTACTCCAACCAGTTCTTGGGTGACTGATGCTGTTTTGAAGCCACATGGTgagtctgtggatgggaagtctGGAGGGAGCGAAGCCCCTGGCAGGAGGAACCAACGGAGCTCAGGCACACTTCAGTCGAGCTTGACCTTAGCGGTCACCTCTGATCCTTTAAAGACATCCAGCATATCTCAGTGGGAACTTACAAACAGCACATACACTGATATTGGAACTACtgcttcatcactctcagatggCCTGGGCAGGACTGGTCGATCATCTCTCACAGACAGCTCAGAGTTGGAGAGGACTGTTGGAACAGGGCCGACAGTGTCCCCTTATCCAGATATCATGCAAATGGACACAGTCGGATTTGAGCAATCAAACGTCAGTAGTCAAACTGCTAAATTTCCCTCCTTGGATGGATTTGAAAATGGAGAGAACATCCACAGTCTCCCTCCCAGTCCAAGTCCAGCTGCCACACAGACCCAGACAAGCTCCCCGCAAAGCCAACGTGCAGATGGTCTCACACACTACCCACCTTCTGACACGCCTATcctatacacacagacagacgacaGAGTGAAACATACAGAGAGTCAAGATTCACATAACCCTACAAAATTCAGCAGTACAGACACGACCTCAAACACTTTAAGCCCTCAGGAGGCCTCTATCACCCCCTCTTCCATAAGCAGCCCCAATATCACACAAGACTATAGCTGGACTACAAATTTCACAGACTCTCCTTCCTCCACCAACTCACCGCTCATGTTTGGGGATAGAGTCCAGAACTCAACTGTCACCACTGTTTCAAAACGCCTATATTCCTCTGATGTTACCACAACAGCTGCCAGTAAGACTGAGATGATGGTGGGCAAGTCCATGCAGGGGACCAGGACTGACACCACAACTTACATGTATAGCTCCACTCACGCAACCTTATCCGATGCCTTGCGTACACATACATCCATACCACCTAGCTCATCACTTCCTACAGCTTCTTTGCCCTCTACAGCCTCGCATAGTTTCGTATCCACTCACATATCGGCACCTGAATACAGACTCAATGCACAAAACGCCCTTCCTAATAGTTCACATACCACTCACCACCCTTTGACGACTGCTTCCTCGATGGGTGCACACTACAGAACTGTACCTATACATCAGCCTTCACAGACATCAACACCCAAACCCTTGCTACCTACTCGTCAAACACATAAAGCACTGCCTTTGCCTTTCACTACTAACGGGTccccaacacacaaacagttccacGTCAATGGTTCTGTCCTTCCCTCACCGACACCCACAAATGCAGAGCCTAGACCTGGAGTtggggggagagggaaagagaatgaACATCTCTTGGTAACAGCAGCGCTGCCTTCTCAGTGGTCTCCCAATGGCCCATCCGCACACTCTCCAACACTTCCAGGGCAACCTACTCCAAGGACCGATCCATTTCCCAACCAGGGAAGTCGTTTTGCCGGAAGGACATCTAAGTCTTCCCTATCATTAAACTGGAGCACTACAACTACCCACATGCCCAAGTTCTACATTGTACCGGACCAACCTGCAGCCATCAGAG TGGAGTCATTTGAGTTGCTGCTGCAGATTGTTGTAGAAGAGTCCAGCTCAACATTTACCGACAGCCTGGTTGAAGACACCACAGCCTGG GTGGAGCCATACCTCCTGAACGCTCCAGGATTCAACAGGCTGCTTGGAGTCTGGAGTAG GGGCCTCGTGGTGCAAAGTTTAGTGGATTTTAGGACCATGGGGGCTTTGGACTGGTTGGAAATGATAGGACCAGAGTCACTGCTTGAACGTACAGGATTGGCTCAGGCTGTTCGCGAGGGAAGACGTTTCAGAGGGTCAAAGATTGTTAACGTTACTGTGGGAG GTCTGCAGGATAGTGTGTGTGAATGGCTGCTGAAGTGTCCAGAAGGCTATGAATGTGTCTCCAAACCCGGCTACAAAAACCACAGTTGTTCATCTGTCTGCCGCTCGGACTACTGCCATCACCATGGCATCTGTTCTCACCATCCAGAACAGCCACCTGTCTGCCG CTGCATCGTAGGAGAAGATTTCTGGTACATGGGCCGGAGATGTGATGTCAAGATGACACGGGCAAGGCTGGTAGGGGCCTGTTTTGCCATCCTAGTCATCATTGTGACAGTTATTGCTATCGTGGCACTTGTGGCAGTGCGACGCTACCGAGCCATATTGATACAGGCCAAAGTGGATCAAACTCGAAGCAG CTACCGCAGATTCAACCATTTTGATGAGCTGTCGGGCCGGTTTTGGTTGCGTTCATGGCAAGGATCGGCAGACTCGCTCGACAACCCTGCCTTTACGCGGTCTGATGAATTGCTACACATGCGAGCACAGGACCGCACTTGCTGTTACCATGATGATACATTGTCTCTGGCTTCCACCTGTCCCAGCAACGGTATTCACGTCAACACAGTCTTCCCACAcag CTCCCAGTATGGCTTGAGAGGCAGTGAGATAAGCATGGGGGACTACATATTGGATTCAGGAAAGGCCAgtgatctctctgtctgtagctGGCCTGTGGAACCCATCCAGTGGACACCATTCCCGCTACTACAACAGCTGGCTTCACACAGGACACCCacg GTGAGGGCATCGAGACCACGGTCCTACTGTGAAGGCATGGAGCTTGTAGACCTTGGAAGGAGTTGGACAGCCTAA